The Lentzea guizhouensis genome contains a region encoding:
- a CDS encoding MafI family immunity protein: protein MDARLLVTAVRQLLDSSPISRDEVRDDVRHLLAADEIALAFDTLCSWIFEDQVEISRDYLLRLTDVAGVLGVPGAVRRLEEVTRDLGERPATPGEPPRELDGARVFGYALVGPAHTHTGRTVHSVTNFADVVCGLALAQYDEDAIYLFYCDEEWNVVSDTCHSSEQDAVAQARFEFDGLDFHRLT, encoded by the coding sequence ATGGACGCTCGCCTGCTCGTGACGGCGGTCCGGCAGCTGCTCGACTCCTCGCCCATCTCGCGCGACGAGGTGCGGGACGACGTCCGCCACCTGCTCGCGGCGGACGAGATCGCGCTGGCCTTCGACACGTTGTGCAGCTGGATCTTCGAGGACCAGGTGGAGATCAGCCGCGACTACCTCCTCCGCCTCACGGACGTGGCGGGCGTCCTGGGCGTCCCCGGTGCCGTCCGGCGGCTGGAGGAGGTCACCAGGGACCTCGGCGAGCGCCCTGCCACGCCGGGAGAACCGCCGCGCGAGCTGGACGGCGCACGGGTCTTCGGCTACGCGCTGGTCGGTCCCGCGCACACGCACACCGGCAGGACCGTCCACTCGGTCACGAACTTCGCGGACGTCGTGTGCGGGCTGGCGTTGGCACAGTACGACGAGGACGCGATCTACCTCTTCTACTGCGACGAGGAGTGGAACGTCGTGTCCGACACGTGCCATTCGAGCGAGCAGGACGCGGTGGCCCAGGCGCGGTTCGAGTTCGACGGCCTCGACTTCCACCGGCTCACCTGA
- a CDS encoding SDR family NAD(P)-dependent oxidoreductase: MGILDGKAVVITGAGRGLGEAYAMHAALAGASVVVNDNDGDLAETVAEHIRGYGGRAVASNHTVADPSEAAKIVDLCVDEFGRIDGLVNNAGLNYETLPWEDDPETIREVVEVNVLGVIYVGIAAMRAMRGFGGGSIINISSGASFGQRKLGTYSATKGAVASLSYSWALDLESEGIRVNAVCPVAHTRMVWKSERSLRAIPADRTPGKVAPLVLFLLSDRSEGITGQVVRCNGRQLHIVGQPYFKQPILESDNWDTASVERAFTGVLQAHLEPYGLEKRMPPRLRALVEPSQTA; this comes from the coding sequence ATGGGGATCCTGGACGGAAAAGCCGTCGTCATCACGGGGGCCGGCCGAGGACTCGGCGAGGCCTACGCGATGCACGCGGCGCTTGCGGGCGCCTCGGTGGTGGTCAACGACAACGACGGTGACCTGGCCGAGACGGTGGCGGAGCACATCCGCGGCTACGGCGGCCGCGCGGTCGCCTCGAACCACACGGTGGCCGACCCGAGCGAGGCCGCGAAGATCGTGGACCTCTGCGTCGACGAGTTCGGCCGAATCGACGGCCTGGTGAACAACGCGGGCCTGAACTACGAGACGTTGCCGTGGGAGGACGATCCCGAGACGATCAGGGAGGTCGTCGAGGTCAACGTCCTCGGCGTCATCTACGTCGGAATCGCGGCAATGAGGGCGATGCGCGGCTTCGGCGGCGGATCCATCATCAACATTTCCTCCGGCGCCTCCTTCGGCCAGCGCAAACTCGGCACCTATTCCGCCACCAAGGGCGCCGTGGCCTCGCTGAGCTACTCGTGGGCACTCGACCTCGAGTCGGAGGGCATCCGCGTGAACGCCGTCTGCCCGGTCGCGCACACGCGGATGGTGTGGAAGTCCGAACGTTCCCTGCGCGCCATTCCGGCCGACCGCACGCCGGGCAAGGTGGCGCCGCTGGTGCTGTTCCTGCTCTCGGACCGGTCCGAGGGCATCACCGGCCAGGTCGTCCGCTGCAACGGCAGGCAGCTGCACATCGTCGGCCAGCCGTACTTCAAGCAACCGATCCTGGAGAGCGACAACTGGGACACCGCTTCGGTCGAGCGGGCGTTCACGGGCGTGCTGCAGGCGCACCTCGAACCGTACGGGTTGGAGAAGAGGATGCCTCCCCGGCTCCGTGCGCTGGTGGAGCCTTCGCAGACCGCCTGA
- a CDS encoding carbohydrate ABC transporter permease: MSHATAEKAATAEPEPAAPKKKALSEGKKAERRLGWLLCAPAALTMVAVTGWPILYSLLLSMQKFDLKFPDRTEWVWFDNYVAVLSSPYWWNAVWVTVVLTVVTVAVELVLGMSLALIMHRALVGRGIVRTTTLIPYGIVTVVAAFSWRFAWTPGTGYLAEALGGDPVLTEKIPALMVVGLAEIWKTTPFMALLLMAGLALVPDDLLKAAAMDGASGWQRFIRITVPIMKPAILVALLFRTLDAFRIFDNLFVLTAGSQGTSSVSMLTYNNLIKGLNLGIGSTMSVLIFIMVAIIAFVFIKLFGTAAPGSDDGGKR, from the coding sequence GTGAGCCACGCGACAGCCGAGAAGGCTGCGACAGCGGAGCCAGAACCCGCTGCTCCCAAGAAGAAGGCGCTGAGCGAGGGCAAGAAGGCCGAGCGCAGGCTCGGCTGGCTGCTCTGCGCGCCGGCCGCGCTCACCATGGTCGCGGTGACCGGCTGGCCGATCCTCTACTCGCTGCTGCTGTCGATGCAGAAGTTCGACCTGAAGTTCCCCGACCGCACCGAGTGGGTGTGGTTCGACAACTACGTCGCCGTGCTCAGCAGCCCGTACTGGTGGAACGCGGTGTGGGTGACGGTCGTGCTGACCGTCGTCACCGTCGCGGTCGAGCTGGTGCTGGGCATGTCGCTCGCGCTGATCATGCACCGCGCCCTGGTCGGCCGGGGCATCGTCCGCACGACGACGCTGATCCCGTACGGCATCGTGACGGTCGTGGCCGCGTTCTCCTGGCGCTTCGCCTGGACGCCCGGCACCGGCTACCTCGCCGAGGCGCTCGGCGGCGACCCGGTGCTGACCGAGAAGATCCCCGCGCTCATGGTCGTGGGCCTCGCGGAGATCTGGAAGACCACGCCGTTCATGGCGCTGCTGCTGATGGCCGGTCTGGCGCTCGTGCCGGACGACCTGCTCAAGGCGGCGGCGATGGACGGCGCGAGCGGGTGGCAGCGGTTCATCAGGATCACCGTGCCGATCATGAAGCCGGCGATCCTGGTGGCACTGCTGTTCCGCACGCTCGACGCGTTCCGCATCTTCGACAACCTCTTCGTGCTCACCGCGGGCTCGCAGGGCACGTCGTCGGTGTCGATGCTGACCTACAACAACCTCATCAAGGGCTTGAACCTCGGCATCGGGTCGACCATGTCCGTGCTGATCTTCATCATGGTCGCGATCATCGCGTTCGTGTTCATCAAGCTCTTCGGCACCGCTGCCCCCGGTAGCGACGACGGGGGGAAGCGCTGA
- a CDS encoding AAA family ATPase has translation MTDRPLESIEIEGYTSIRDTRVELGKLNVLVGANGAGKSNFIHALEMLGRIVDQRLGLFVGLNGGASALLHRGDGTAHIKLRLNAPPNAYEAVLVPAANDELIFEREAVEFQGLGHDRPWTSGLGSGQRETRLAESQEPVAGYVKELLRGCRVYHFHDTSRDAPVKQMVPTADNIKLRDDAGNLAAVLLALRNGSSVEEQASYKRIVGTIRLVAPFFRDFVLERERGDHLRLRWTQNDSDAVFSADQMSDGTLRFVCLATLLLHPWPPALVVLDEPELGLHPSAIVHLAELLRRASVHSQVIIATQSVTLMNQFELGDLIVVERVAGASVLTRPNADELQDWLAEYSLGELWEKNLLGGRPSGNS, from the coding sequence ATGACCGACAGGCCGCTGGAGTCGATCGAGATCGAGGGGTACACCTCGATCCGTGACACGCGGGTTGAACTCGGCAAACTGAACGTCCTGGTCGGTGCGAACGGCGCGGGCAAGAGCAACTTCATCCACGCACTGGAAATGCTGGGACGCATTGTCGACCAGCGACTCGGGTTGTTCGTGGGTCTCAACGGAGGAGCCTCTGCTCTCCTGCACCGCGGCGATGGAACTGCGCACATCAAGCTCCGGCTGAACGCGCCGCCGAACGCCTACGAAGCCGTGCTGGTGCCCGCCGCCAACGACGAGCTGATCTTCGAGCGCGAGGCCGTCGAGTTCCAGGGGCTTGGGCATGATCGGCCATGGACCTCAGGACTCGGCAGCGGGCAACGAGAGACGCGGCTGGCGGAGTCCCAGGAACCTGTGGCCGGGTACGTGAAGGAACTGCTGCGTGGTTGCCGGGTTTATCACTTCCACGACACCAGCCGGGATGCTCCGGTCAAACAGATGGTTCCGACGGCTGACAACATCAAACTACGTGACGATGCGGGCAATCTGGCCGCAGTGCTGTTGGCGTTGAGAAACGGCAGCAGCGTCGAAGAACAAGCGTCGTACAAGCGGATTGTCGGCACCATCAGGCTGGTCGCGCCGTTCTTCCGCGACTTCGTGCTCGAACGGGAGCGCGGAGACCATCTTCGACTGCGGTGGACGCAGAACGACTCCGATGCGGTCTTCTCCGCCGACCAGATGTCGGACGGGACCCTCCGCTTCGTTTGTCTCGCGACCTTGCTGCTGCATCCGTGGCCGCCCGCCCTGGTCGTGCTGGACGAGCCAGAACTCGGCTTGCACCCGTCCGCGATCGTGCACCTCGCCGAGTTGCTGCGGCGCGCCTCCGTCCACAGCCAGGTGATCATCGCCACGCAGTCGGTGACGTTGATGAACCAGTTCGAGCTCGGAGACCTGATCGTGGTCGAACGGGTGGCCGGTGCGTCTGTGCTGACCAGGCCGAACGCGGACGAGCTGCAGGATTGGCTTGCGGAGTACTCGCTCGGCGAGCTCTGGGAGAAGAACCTCCTCGGTGGCAGGCCGAGCGGGAACTCATGA
- a CDS encoding LamG domain-containing protein has translation MRAVLAMSAAVMALCLTTGAAQADAQLTSHWQFGETSGTTTTDTVTAATATLSGGVAFGPGKSGNGLVLSGGTATGPLTVDTAQSFTVSAWVTLSAACTANCKLAAVSADGVRSSRFSLGYVKDRNHLGNWNFVVAEADTDLAPVTATAVSVVPVDAGQWTHVVGVYDAENLQTLLFVDGNLVGAGRAENQWSGTGTFTVGAARKAGATTSFFPGAVDEVRFYDSALNMDEVFALYLSEA, from the coding sequence ATGCGTGCAGTACTTGCGATGTCGGCTGCCGTCATGGCGCTGTGCCTGACGACCGGCGCCGCTCAGGCCGACGCCCAGCTGACGAGCCACTGGCAGTTCGGCGAGACGTCCGGCACCACCACGACCGACACGGTCACCGCCGCCACCGCCACCCTGTCCGGCGGCGTCGCGTTCGGCCCCGGCAAGTCCGGCAACGGCCTGGTCCTGAGCGGCGGCACCGCGACCGGCCCGCTGACGGTCGACACCGCCCAGAGCTTCACCGTCTCCGCCTGGGTCACCCTGTCGGCCGCCTGCACCGCCAACTGCAAGCTGGCCGCGGTGAGCGCCGACGGCGTGCGCAGCAGCCGCTTCAGCCTCGGCTACGTCAAGGACCGCAACCACCTGGGCAACTGGAACTTCGTGGTCGCCGAGGCCGACACCGACCTCGCCCCGGTCACCGCGACGGCCGTGTCCGTCGTACCGGTGGACGCGGGCCAGTGGACGCACGTGGTCGGCGTGTACGACGCCGAGAACCTGCAGACCCTGCTGTTCGTCGACGGCAACCTGGTCGGCGCGGGCAGGGCGGAGAACCAGTGGAGCGGCACCGGCACCTTCACCGTCGGCGCGGCCCGCAAGGCAGGCGCGACCACGTCGTTCTTCCCCGGCGCCGTCGACGAGGTCCGGTTCTACGACTCCGCACTGAACATGGACGAGGTGTTCGCGCTCTACCTCAGCGAGGCGTGA
- a CDS encoding DUF4190 domain-containing protein translates to MTHDPYNPKQDPYGQQPDPYAQQPGQPYGQQPGPYGPAQPMYGYGYPPPVQKPQTNAILALVLSCVGVATCGVTAIVGVIFGHIAMARIKRGEEDGRGMALAGVIVGYVVIAGYLLYLAVIVIAIIAAANQNTY, encoded by the coding sequence ATGACCCACGACCCGTACAACCCGAAGCAGGACCCGTACGGCCAGCAGCCGGACCCGTACGCCCAACAACCGGGCCAGCCCTACGGCCAGCAGCCCGGCCCGTACGGCCCCGCGCAGCCGATGTACGGCTACGGCTACCCGCCGCCCGTGCAGAAGCCGCAGACGAACGCGATCCTCGCCCTGGTGCTGTCCTGCGTGGGCGTCGCCACCTGCGGCGTGACGGCCATCGTCGGCGTCATCTTCGGCCACATCGCGATGGCGCGGATCAAGCGGGGCGAGGAGGACGGCCGCGGCATGGCGCTCGCGGGCGTGATCGTCGGCTACGTCGTCATCGCCGGTTACCTGCTGTACCTGGCGGTCATCGTCATCGCGATCATCGCGGCGGCCAACCAGAACACGTACTAG
- a CDS encoding DUF4276 family protein yields the protein MSGGYRSLHLLVEGQTEETVVSTVLRPYLTGLGWSVSVSLVKTKRPAGGPSFKGGISTWKQVETDVRLLLGNSSLTRLFDFYGLPADFPGMQNLPTGDPYTRVAHVEQQFAAAIGDQRFVPHLVLHELEAWVFAASDQLGLLHGPDIAQKLKEDEERAGGPELVNDGPTTAPSKRILRYCPGYMKTSDGPMAIEELGVAALRARCPHLDEWLTSLA from the coding sequence ATGAGCGGTGGCTATCGGAGTCTGCACCTCCTCGTCGAGGGGCAGACCGAGGAAACGGTCGTCAGCACCGTGCTCAGGCCGTACCTGACCGGCCTCGGGTGGTCGGTCTCGGTGTCGCTCGTGAAGACGAAGCGGCCCGCAGGAGGTCCCAGCTTCAAGGGCGGGATCTCCACGTGGAAGCAGGTCGAGACCGATGTGCGGCTGCTGCTCGGGAACTCCAGTCTGACCAGGTTGTTCGACTTCTACGGCCTTCCCGCGGACTTCCCCGGAATGCAGAATCTGCCGACTGGTGATCCGTACACGCGGGTGGCCCATGTCGAGCAGCAGTTCGCGGCCGCTATCGGTGACCAGCGATTCGTGCCACACCTCGTGCTGCACGAGTTGGAGGCGTGGGTGTTCGCGGCTTCCGACCAGCTCGGCCTGCTGCACGGCCCCGACATCGCCCAAAAGCTCAAGGAGGACGAGGAGAGGGCCGGCGGGCCTGAACTCGTGAACGACGGGCCGACGACTGCTCCGTCCAAACGGATCCTCCGCTACTGCCCCGGCTACATGAAGACCTCAGATGGGCCGATGGCCATTGAGGAGCTCGGCGTGGCCGCCTTGAGGGCGCGCTGTCCGCATCTTGATGAGTGGCTCACTTCGCTCGCGTAA
- a CDS encoding general stress protein, with product MERSARPTEVVPVTSPFANPNRPGVPPRLPTPPTGWPVGSYATYEEAQRAVDFLALEDFPVQDVTIVGVDLMLVERVTGKLTWGRVLMTGAASGAWFGLFVGLLLTLFSPEPGVTVGPVLTGLITGVFFGLVFAAVGYGSARGKRDFQSASQLVAGRYDVLCHPKSAERGRDLLAKLAMRPSNP from the coding sequence ATGGAACGATCAGCGCGTCCGACAGAGGTGGTCCCTGTGACGAGTCCGTTCGCCAACCCGAACCGGCCCGGTGTCCCGCCACGCCTGCCCACGCCGCCGACGGGGTGGCCGGTCGGGTCGTACGCCACCTACGAGGAGGCGCAGCGGGCGGTCGACTTCCTGGCGCTCGAGGACTTCCCGGTGCAGGACGTGACGATCGTCGGCGTGGACCTGATGCTGGTCGAGCGGGTCACCGGCAAGCTCACCTGGGGGCGCGTCCTCATGACCGGCGCGGCCAGCGGTGCGTGGTTCGGTCTGTTCGTCGGACTGCTGCTCACGCTCTTCAGCCCGGAACCCGGGGTGACCGTCGGGCCGGTGCTGACCGGTCTGATCACCGGTGTGTTCTTCGGGCTCGTGTTCGCCGCGGTCGGGTACGGGTCGGCGCGCGGCAAGCGGGACTTCCAGTCGGCGAGTCAGCTGGTCGCGGGGCGCTACGACGTGCTCTGCCACCCGAAGTCCGCCGAAAGAGGCCGTGACCTGCTGGCCAAGCTGGCGATGCGCCCCTCAAACCCGTAG
- a CDS encoding ABC transporter substrate-binding protein: MGAKRRYRLAAGVGVALLAASTVTACGSSDDGITVNVYKYPQENFQAVVDNCNAKAAGRYKIVYNKLPREADGQREQMVRRFAAEDDSMDVLGLDVTWTAELAEAGWLKEFTGSVKSQVESGTLQTPLETATYENKLYAAPDNTNVQLLWYRSDLVPTPPKTWDEMISMAEALVAQGKPGQIVGQGKQYEGLVVLYNTLVNSNGGTIIDESGTKAVVDDKAVEALAALKKLATSKAIDPSFSNAAEDNARLAMENGNAAFQLNWPYVYAAAQKKPDFAKNFKWAPYPALGGDTSKVTVGGINFAVSAYTRHPDQSFDAVLCLRSAENQKLAALKDGVPPTIESVYDEPEMAEAYPMRDTIKDTLKNASVRPLTPAYQNASTVIATVLSPPASIDPKATGDRLREELQDALDSKGVLP, translated from the coding sequence ATGGGTGCGAAACGGCGCTATCGACTCGCCGCTGGGGTGGGGGTCGCGTTGCTCGCGGCATCAACCGTCACGGCGTGCGGGTCGAGCGACGATGGGATCACCGTCAACGTCTACAAGTATCCCCAGGAGAACTTCCAGGCGGTCGTCGACAACTGCAACGCCAAGGCCGCGGGGCGCTACAAGATCGTCTACAACAAGCTGCCGCGGGAAGCCGACGGTCAGCGCGAACAGATGGTGCGCAGATTCGCGGCCGAGGACGACAGCATGGACGTCCTCGGTCTGGACGTCACGTGGACCGCCGAGCTCGCGGAGGCGGGCTGGCTCAAGGAGTTCACGGGGTCCGTCAAGTCCCAGGTGGAGAGCGGCACGCTGCAGACGCCGCTGGAGACCGCCACCTACGAGAACAAGCTCTACGCGGCCCCGGACAACACCAACGTCCAGCTGCTGTGGTACCGCTCGGACCTCGTGCCGACGCCGCCGAAGACGTGGGACGAGATGATCAGCATGGCCGAAGCCCTGGTCGCACAGGGCAAGCCGGGCCAGATCGTCGGGCAGGGCAAGCAGTACGAGGGGCTCGTCGTGCTGTACAACACGCTGGTCAACTCCAACGGCGGCACGATCATCGACGAGAGCGGCACCAAGGCCGTGGTCGACGACAAGGCCGTGGAAGCGTTGGCGGCGTTGAAGAAGCTCGCCACGTCCAAGGCGATCGACCCGTCGTTCTCCAACGCGGCGGAGGACAACGCGCGCCTCGCCATGGAGAACGGCAACGCGGCGTTCCAGCTCAACTGGCCGTACGTCTACGCGGCGGCGCAGAAGAAGCCGGACTTCGCGAAGAACTTCAAGTGGGCGCCGTACCCCGCGCTCGGCGGTGACACGTCGAAGGTCACCGTCGGTGGCATCAACTTCGCCGTCAGCGCGTACACCAGGCACCCGGACCAGTCGTTCGACGCGGTGCTCTGCCTGCGCAGTGCGGAGAACCAGAAGCTCGCCGCGCTCAAGGACGGTGTGCCGCCGACCATCGAGTCCGTCTACGACGAGCCGGAGATGGCCGAGGCGTACCCGATGCGCGACACCATCAAGGACACGCTGAAGAACGCGAGCGTCAGGCCGCTCACGCCCGCGTACCAGAACGCCTCGACCGTCATCGCCACGGTCCTGTCGCCGCCGGCGAGCATCGACCCGAAGGCCACGGGTGACCGGTTGCGCGAGGAGCTCCAGGACGCGCTCGACTCCAAGGGGGTGCTGCCGTGA
- a CDS encoding acyl-CoA dehydrogenase family protein — protein MARLAQTAGLTDIQEEILATVRTFVDKEIIPHAQTLEHGDTYPTDIVDGMKEMGLFGLTIPEEFGGLGESLLTYALVVEQIARGWMSVSGVINTHFIVAHMLKQHGTQEQKEKYLPRMAAGEVRGSFSMSEPELGSDVAAIRTRAVKGDAGYTINGQKMWLTNGGTSNLTAVLVKTDEGAEKAHQNLTTFLVEKPEGYGEVLPGLTIPGKIDKMGYKGVDTTEMVFDGFEISADQILGGVSGQGFRHMMDGVEVGRVNVAARACGIAIRAFELAIEYSQQRRTFGKAIAEHQAIAFKLAEMATKVEAAHLMMVNAARLKDSGQRNDVEAGMAKLIASEYCAEVTQESFRIHGGYGYSKEYEIERLMREAPFLLIGEGTSEIQKTIISRGLLRDYQSRG, from the coding sequence ATGGCGCGCCTCGCCCAGACAGCGGGTCTCACGGACATCCAGGAAGAAATCCTCGCGACCGTGCGCACGTTCGTGGACAAGGAGATCATCCCGCACGCCCAGACGCTGGAGCACGGCGACACGTACCCCACCGACATCGTCGACGGCATGAAGGAGATGGGCCTCTTCGGGCTGACGATCCCTGAGGAGTTCGGCGGGCTCGGTGAGTCGCTGCTGACCTACGCGCTGGTCGTCGAGCAGATCGCGCGCGGCTGGATGAGCGTCTCCGGTGTCATCAACACGCACTTCATCGTGGCGCACATGCTCAAGCAGCACGGCACGCAGGAGCAGAAGGAGAAGTACCTGCCGCGGATGGCCGCGGGCGAGGTGCGCGGCTCGTTCTCCATGTCGGAGCCGGAGCTGGGCTCGGACGTCGCGGCGATCCGGACGCGCGCCGTCAAGGGCGACGCCGGGTACACGATCAACGGCCAGAAGATGTGGCTGACCAACGGCGGCACGTCCAACCTGACCGCCGTGCTCGTCAAGACCGACGAGGGTGCCGAGAAGGCCCACCAGAACCTCACGACGTTCCTGGTCGAGAAGCCGGAGGGCTACGGGGAGGTGCTGCCCGGCCTCACCATCCCCGGCAAGATCGACAAGATGGGCTACAAGGGCGTCGACACCACCGAGATGGTGTTCGACGGCTTCGAGATCTCCGCCGACCAGATCCTCGGCGGCGTCTCCGGCCAGGGCTTCCGGCACATGATGGACGGCGTGGAGGTCGGCCGCGTCAACGTCGCCGCGCGCGCGTGCGGCATCGCGATCCGCGCCTTCGAGCTCGCGATCGAGTACTCGCAGCAGCGCAGGACGTTCGGCAAGGCGATCGCCGAGCACCAGGCCATCGCGTTCAAGCTCGCCGAGATGGCCACCAAGGTCGAGGCGGCGCACCTGATGATGGTCAACGCCGCCCGGCTGAAGGACTCCGGCCAGCGCAACGACGTCGAGGCCGGCATGGCCAAGCTCATCGCGTCGGAGTACTGCGCGGAGGTGACGCAGGAGTCGTTCCGCATCCACGGCGGCTACGGCTACTCCAAGGAGTACGAGATCGAGCGCCTGATGCGCGAGGCGCCGTTCCTGCTGATCGGCGAGGGCACCTCGGAGATCCAGAAGACGATCATCTCCCGCGGGCTGTTGCGCGACTACCAGTCCCGGGGTTAG
- a CDS encoding carbohydrate ABC transporter permease — translation MAGIGGAETTGKKVGWGVLNTVVVIYALLPVLWIVSLSFKSSATLADGNFIPREWSLENYRNIFSTSEFTRALINSIGIALIATAIAVVFGTMAAYAIARLDFPGKNVLVGVSLLIAMFPQVSLVSPLFEIERSLGLFDTWPGLILPYITFALPLAIYTLSAFFREIPWELEKAAKMDGATPGQAFRRVIAPLAAPGVFTTAILVFIFCWNDFLFAISLTSTEQSRTVPVALSFFTGSSQFEDPAGSIAAAAVVITIPIILFVLFFQRRIVAGLTSGAVKG, via the coding sequence ATGGCTGGTATCGGAGGAGCCGAGACCACCGGCAAGAAGGTCGGCTGGGGTGTGCTCAACACCGTCGTGGTGATCTACGCGCTGTTGCCGGTGCTGTGGATCGTGTCGTTGTCGTTCAAGTCGTCGGCGACGCTGGCGGACGGCAACTTCATCCCGCGCGAGTGGAGTCTCGAGAACTACCGCAACATCTTCTCGACGTCGGAGTTCACCAGGGCGCTGATCAACTCCATCGGCATCGCGCTCATCGCGACCGCGATCGCCGTGGTGTTCGGCACGATGGCCGCCTACGCCATCGCCAGGCTGGACTTCCCCGGCAAGAACGTGCTGGTGGGCGTCTCGCTGCTGATCGCGATGTTCCCGCAGGTCTCGCTGGTGTCCCCGCTGTTCGAGATCGAGCGCTCGCTGGGTCTGTTCGACACGTGGCCCGGCCTGATCCTGCCGTACATCACGTTCGCGCTGCCGCTCGCGATCTACACCCTGTCGGCGTTCTTCCGCGAGATCCCCTGGGAGCTCGAGAAGGCGGCGAAGATGGACGGTGCGACGCCGGGGCAGGCGTTCCGTCGCGTCATCGCGCCGCTGGCCGCGCCGGGTGTGTTCACGACGGCGATCCTGGTGTTCATCTTCTGCTGGAACGACTTCCTGTTCGCGATCTCGCTCACCTCGACCGAGCAGTCGCGGACCGTGCCGGTGGCGCTGTCGTTCTTCACCGGCAGCTCGCAGTTCGAGGACCCGGCCGGGTCGATCGCGGCGGCCGCCGTGGTCATCACCATCCCGATCATCCTCTTCGTGTTGTTCTTCCAGCGCCGGATCGTCGCCGGCCTGACCTCCGGCGCCGTCAAGGGGTGA
- a CDS encoding ABC transporter ATP-binding protein: MAEIVLDKVTKRYPDGALAVQEVNLEIADGEFIILVGPSGCGKSTTLNMIAGLEDITDGELRIGGQRVNEKAPKDRDIAMVFQSYALYPHMTVKENMAFPLRLAKVDNATVEKKVKEAAEILDLSQHLDRKPSNLSGGQRQRVAMGRAIVRSPKAFLMDEPLSNLDAKLRVQMRTSVSRLQKQLGTTTVYVTHDQTEAMTLGDRVVVMRGGVVQQIGAPQFLYEHPANLFVAGFIGSPSMNFVPASLENGGLRSPLGDVTLTDRVRQLLEGADAPREVIMGIRPEHFEDAALVDATALSSGAKFTSHVDVLESMGSDKYAYFNLTGEQATSADLQDLAADMGADDVPGDGISLVTRLSSASGATAGSSADIWFDVDKVQLFDPSSGKNLTYTDR, translated from the coding sequence ATGGCAGAGATCGTTCTGGACAAGGTGACCAAGCGGTACCCGGACGGCGCGTTGGCCGTCCAGGAGGTCAACCTGGAGATCGCCGACGGGGAGTTCATCATCCTCGTCGGACCGTCCGGCTGCGGGAAGTCCACCACCCTCAACATGATCGCGGGGCTGGAGGACATCACCGACGGCGAGCTGCGCATCGGCGGGCAGCGCGTCAACGAGAAGGCGCCCAAGGACCGCGACATCGCGATGGTGTTCCAGTCCTACGCGCTCTACCCGCACATGACGGTGAAGGAGAACATGGCCTTCCCGTTGCGGCTGGCCAAGGTCGACAACGCGACGGTCGAGAAGAAGGTCAAGGAAGCCGCGGAGATCTTGGACCTGTCGCAGCACCTCGACCGCAAACCGTCCAACCTGTCCGGTGGCCAGCGGCAGCGCGTGGCGATGGGCCGCGCGATCGTGCGCAGCCCCAAGGCGTTCCTCATGGACGAACCGCTGTCCAACCTGGACGCCAAGCTGCGCGTGCAGATGCGCACCTCGGTGTCGCGCCTGCAGAAGCAGCTCGGCACGACCACGGTGTACGTGACGCACGACCAGACCGAGGCGATGACCCTCGGCGACCGGGTCGTGGTCATGCGCGGTGGTGTCGTGCAGCAGATCGGCGCGCCGCAGTTCCTCTACGAACACCCGGCGAACCTCTTCGTGGCGGGCTTCATCGGCTCGCCGTCGATGAACTTCGTGCCGGCGTCGCTGGAGAACGGCGGTCTGCGCTCGCCGCTGGGCGACGTGACGCTGACCGACCGGGTGCGGCAGCTGCTGGAGGGTGCCGACGCGCCCCGCGAGGTGATCATGGGCATCCGTCCCGAGCACTTCGAGGACGCGGCGCTGGTGGACGCCACCGCGTTGTCCTCCGGTGCCAAGTTCACGTCCCACGTGGACGTCCTGGAGTCGATGGGGTCGGACAAGTACGCCTACTTCAACCTCACCGGTGAGCAGGCGACCTCGGCCGACCTGCAGGACCTCGCGGCGGACATGGGCGCGGACGACGTGCCCGGTGACGGCATCTCGCTCGTGACCCGGCTGTCGTCGGCCTCGGGTGCCACCGCGGGCTCGTCCGCGGACATCTGGTTCGACGTGGACAAGGTGCAGCTCTTCGACCCGTCCAGCGGCAAGAACCTGACCTACACGGACCGGTGA